The window AATCATTTTAAACATCAGTCTTAAATAATGACAAACATACAAGACAAACATGTTATATCTGACAGTGTTCTTGTATAAAGATCTTTCTTCATATAAAAGAAAAAGACAGGCCATTCATAGGATGGACTGTCTACGAGATCAATTGGAGGACACTAAAAAAAATTTCCATAActtcaaaaaagaaagaaaaatctacaATAAATTTTTGGAATGTACATCTACAGAGAAAATAGTTTCAGAATTGGAAACTAGAAACACTGTCAGACCTAAACACATATCAGAAAGCTTCTCTCCTCACTGATCCATCTTCTCAGAACCATCCTTTGCATCACCTTTGGGTGAACCTTGTGTATGAGCAACAGCTGGGGCATTAGTATGTTGGATCTGGATGACCCTTTCATTAGCAGCAACAGGTTTCAAGGACTGCAAAGAAATACACAAAAATTTAATAAACCTGAGAgacacaaaagaaaagaaaaaccaaaGTTACTTACAGCAAGAACGAATACACACCTTTTTGGGAGCCTGTATGGAGAGAATGCCATCTGATGACAATTTTGACACAACGTTTTCCGCATCAACATCCTCAGGGAGTACATAGCGCCGCTGAAATTGGCGGGAAATAAAACCATGCTCATCCTGTCGTTCATCATGTTTACCCTCCACAACAACAGAGTTTCCAACCATCTTAACAGATATCTCATCAGGTTTGAACTGCTGGACATCCAAATTcacctgaaaaataaataaataaataaataaataaataaataagagctgCATTCACTTTCATTATAAACGTTCTGCAGTACGTTATCACCTGGAAATTCCCATACTAGGAACACCTGGGTTGCAGAATCAACACCTCTGTACACATCAAACCTTGCCTCGTACTATACCACCTCCACCATACAGAGTTTATTGCTGGGGTTACTCTACCCAATTAGTGGACCAGCAGACCTTCCAGGCCATGAACTCTGGGGACAGACTCCAGAAGCAACGTAACCTAGTACCTTTCATTACCACATATCATCTAGGCCTACACAAAATAAATCACATAACAAGCATTCAAACTTCTCGTCCACACTCTGGATCTTCTATCAAGGAGTCCCCTAGTCACTTTTAGATGCCTGTATAACTTCAAGAACATTCTTGCCCATTATGAAAGATACCAACCCTCCCCCAGCCCCACCCCAGTTTTGGCTTTttttggtttgatcctccacagctacaccaacagctatcatagatagcctaggtgtcactgaagaggcatactagggaaatgagcaaggtagtttcctgttgctttcctcactgagccaaaagtttcTATTGCATATTAGTTTGTCAAGCCCACTGCAATGCATacactaaccctatgagcaatattttccacaccattaatagcagggactggctacagaaggaatggtattactagcatcgttcatacccgTCACTTGcatcatattgccaaagccaaggatgaggcagAGGGGTCAATGAAAAATGTTACATTTATAAACATCCACTGGATTAAGAATCTGGTTAAAATTGTCTAAATGGCAAATAGGCATCTCTGTGTTGGGCAACATAATTATGCACAACACTTCTAGTTTGTGGCAATACGTTTGGTTGCCTTATTCTTAGTTTATGGTTATAACTGACAGCAGGGAATTTATGACAAGTATTCCTTGTAGCAAATCAAAGGTTGAATTCCACCTTGTGATAGTGCTGTACCCTGTTTTAACGTTAGGACTGGCTCTTTCAAATGTTCCTGCATTTTGTTGAACTTCAGGCTGGCCTGAAAATAATCTTGCACCACAGTCTCCAGGACGATTTCTTTTGTTAGAAGCTTTGCAAAATACAGAGCGTTCCCTGATCCAGGGAATGGATTACTGCTGAGGTGACGCTTATCTCGTGGTACTGTCTGTTTGGTGCCGGCAGTTTATGT is drawn from Anabrus simplex isolate iqAnaSimp1 chromosome 1, ASM4041472v1, whole genome shotgun sequence and contains these coding sequences:
- the LOC136864759 gene encoding alpha-crystallin A chain — encoded protein: MSLIFLSDLLDDAARTRARPSSLFDQNFGLGLLNDDLLQTHANLVPLLSGYYRPWRHQASRSSGTSNIQNTQDGFKVNLDVQQFKPDEISVKMVGNSVVVEGKHDERQDEHGFISRQFQRRYVLPEDVDAENVVSKLSSDGILSIQAPKKSLKPVAANERVIQIQHTNAPAVAHTQGSPKGDAKDGSEKMDQ